In Populus nigra chromosome 1, ddPopNigr1.1, whole genome shotgun sequence, one genomic interval encodes:
- the LOC133694072 gene encoding G-type lectin S-receptor-like serine/threonine-protein kinase At4g27290 → MKGIARLSFFFFLFFFFFTVSNGADIVAVNQTISDGETIVSAGNSFELGFFSPKSSSLRYVGIWYKFSNETVVWVANREAPLNDTSGVLQVTSKGILVLHNSTNVVLWSTNTSRQPQNPVAQLLNSGNLVVREASDTNEDHYLWESFDYPGNVFLPGINFGRNLVTGLDTYLVSWKSSNDPSLGDSTTRLDPGGYPQIYIRVGEKKVFRSGPWNGVRFSGMPNLKPNPIYTYGFVYNQKEICYRYDLTDSSVVSHMLLTNEGILQRVTWTNITRTWNLYLTAQMDNCDRYALCGAYGSCNINNSPPCACLKGFQPKSPQEWESGEWSGGCVRKNESICRAGEGFQKVPSVKLPDTRTSSFNWTMDFEECRRVCLMNCSCTAYSTLNITGGSGCLLWFEELLDIREYTVNGQDFYIRLSASDLEPTSRPKRKTRVWIIAICSLVAGVTILGVGLLFLMRRKPKTVGKMVSMRERDIIDSTDKDLELPVFDFATIAIATGNFSDDNKLGEGGYGPVYKGTLKDGKEVAVKRLSKTSTQGLDEFKNEVICIAKLQHRNLVKLLGCCIESEEKMLVYEYMPNGSLDTFIFDKKQSKLLEWSMRHHVINGIARGLLYLHQDSRLRIIHRDLKASNILLDFEMNPKISDFGMARSFGGNEIQGNTKRVVGTYGYMSPEYAIDGLFSIKSDVFSFGVLVLEIVNGKRNRGFFHPDHKHNLLGHAWRLYKEQKSFELIDESLNNTCDLSEVMRVIHVGLLCVQQAPEDRPTMSTVVLMLTSNITLPEPKEPGFFTERKLFDQESSSSKVDSCSANEITITLLTAR, encoded by the exons ATGAAAGGCATTGCAAgactttccttcttcttcttcctcttcttcttcttcttcacggTTTCTAATGGTGCAGATATCGTGGCTGTAAACCAGACAATCTCAGATGGTGAGACTATAGTTTCAGCTGGGAACAGCTTTGAACTGGGATTCTTCAGCCCCAAAAGTTCAAGTTTGCGTTATGTAGGAATATGGTACAAGTTCTCTAATGAGACTGTGGTTTGGGTCGCCAACAGAGAAGCACCACTCAATGACACATCTGGAGTTTTGCAAGTTACCAGCAAGGGAATCCTGGTCCTCCATAATTCAACAAATGTTGTTTTATGGTCTACTAACACATCAAGACAGCCCCAGAATCCAGTGGCTCAGCTTTTGAATTCAGGAAATCTTGTTGTTAGGGAAGCAAGCGATACCAACGAGGATCATTACTTATGGGAGAGTTTTGACTACCCAGGTAACGTGTTTTTGCCAGGCATCAATTTTGGCAGGAACTTGGTTACTGGCCTTGATACGTACTTGGTGTCATGGAAAAGCTCCAATGATCCTTCATTGGGTGATTCAACAACTAGGCTTGATCCTGGTGGATATCCACAGATTTATATCAGGGTTGGTGAGAAGAAAGTCTTCCGATCAGGACCATGGAATGGTGTTAGATTCAGTGGGATGCCTAATTTGAAACCGAACCCGATTTACACTTATGGGTTTGTTTACAATCAGAAGGAGATTTGTTACAGGTATGATCTGACGGACAGTTCAGTTGTTTCGCATATGTTGCTGACCAATGAAGGAATTTTGCAGCGTGTCACCTGGACTAATATCACAAGGACATGGAATCTGTACTTGACAGCCCAGATGGATAATTGTGATCGGTATGCATTGTGTGGTGCATATGGAAGTTGTAACATCAACAATTCTCCTCCTTGCGCGTGCTTGAAAGGGTTTCAACCAAAATCTCCTCAAGAATGGGAATCTGGGGAATGGTCTGGAGGATGTGTTAGGAAGAATGAATCAATTTGCAGGGCAGGAGAGGGGTTTCAGAAGGTACCAAGTGTGAAATTGCCAGATACAAGGACATCCTCGTTTAATTGGACAATGGACTTTGAAGAATGCCGAAGGGTGTGCTTGATGAATTGTTCTTGTACAGCTTATTCAACTTTGAATATCACAGGTGGATCTGGATGCTTGCTTTGGTTTGAGGAGCTTCTTGATATCAGAGAGTACACTGTAAATGGGCAAGATTTTTACATTAGATTATCTGCCTCTGATTTAG AGCCAACCAGCAGACCTAAGAGGAAGACGCGAGTGTGGATTATAGCCATCTGTTCATTGGTTGCTGGAGTTACCATTCTAGGCGTTGGCCTGCTGTTTCTGATGAGGAGGAAGCCTAAGACAGTAG GAAAGATGGTTTCAATGAGAGAAAGAGACATAATTGATAGCACTGATAAAGATCTAGAGTTGCCAGTATTTGACTTCGCAACCATAGCAATTGCCACTGGCAATTTCTCAGATGACAATAAGCTTGGAGAGGGTGGATACGGACCTGTCTACAAG GGCACGCTTAAAGATGGGAAAGAGGTAGCTGTAAAGAGGCTTTCAAAGACTTCCACACAAGGACTTGATGAATTCAAAAACGAAGTTATATGCATTGCGAAACTTCAACATCGAAATCTTGTGAAACTTCTTGGTTGCTGCATTGAATCTGAAGAAAAAATGTTGGTCTATGAATACATGCCCAACGGGAGCTTGGATACCTTCATCTTTG ATAAAAAGCAGAGCAAATTATTGGAATGGTCTATGAGGCACCACGTTATCAATGGGATTGCCCGTGGACTTCTTTATCTACATCAAGATTCCAGGCTAAGGATCATCCATAGAGATCTTAAAGCCAGCAATATATTGCTGGACTTTGAAATGAACCCAAAAATCTCAGATTTTGGCATGGCCAGGAGTTTTGGTGGAAATGAAATTCAGGGAAACACAAAAAGAGTGGTTGGAACATA TGGCTACATGTCTCCAGAGTACGCAATTGATGGGCTCTTTTCTATAAAGTCCGATGTATTTAGCTTCGGTGTTTTGGTGCTAGAGATAGTAAACGGGAAGAGAAACAGAGGATTTTTTCATCCAGACCACAAGCACAACCTTCTTGGTCAT GCATGGAGACTTTACAAGGAACAGAAGTCATTTGAGTTGATCGACGAATCTTTAAACAACACCTGCGATTTATCTGAAGTCATGCGAGTGATCCATGTCGGTTTACTGTGTGTGCAACAAGCTCCGGAGGACAGGCCTACTATGTCAACTGTGGTGCTAATGTTAACCAGTAACATTACATTGCCTGAACCAAAAGAGCCTGGATTTTTCACAGAAaggaagttatttgatcaagAGTCTTCATCTAGCAAGGTGGATTCGTGTTCCGCAAATGAGATTACTATTACACTGTTAACTGCTCGATGA
- the LOC133694030 gene encoding G-type lectin S-receptor-like serine/threonine-protein kinase At4g27290 — MHYLLMEGQTILFLLSIVFFLSIPSTAIDTINATESLKDGDTLISSESHFELGFFSPGNSRNRYVGIWYKKISSFTVVWVANRNTPLNDSSGMLKFVDHGNLAIINSTNGTIWSSNISRAAINPVAQLLDTGNLVVRAENDNDPENFLWQSFDYPGDSFLPGMKYGISFVTGLNRYLTSWKSPSDPSTGKYTNKLDPNGLPQYFLSQGSVDQFRSGPWNGLRFSGMINLKPNPIYTFEFVFNQEEIYYKYQIANSSVLSRMVLSPDGVLQRFTWIDRTQDWNLYLTANMDNCDRFALCGAHGVCNINNSPACDCLKEFEPKSLEDWTAADWSQGCVRKVPLDCSNGEGFIKYTGIKVPDTRKSWYNKTINLEECEEVCLKNCSCTAYANLDVRDGGSGCVLWFGDLIDIRQYNENGQDIYIRIAASVIDKLVKSRGKKRVRIIVIPVSVVAFSLLALCLFLRFLRKNKKQQLTREGNVVTNPEQDCTKESRNEDLELPLFDLATLTDATNCFSINNKLGQGGFGPVYKGILQDGQEIAVKRLSKRSRQGIHEFKNEVVCIAKLQHRNLVKLLGCCIELEERILIYEYMPNKSLDSFIFDKRGNMLLDWTKRFPIINGIARGLLYLHQDSRLRIIHRDLKASNILLDYEMNPKISDFGMARSFGGDETSANTSRIVGTYGYMSPEYAIDGLFSVKSDVFSFGVLVLEIVSGRKNRGFRHAEHKLNLLGHAWMLHKEGRPLDLIDESIVDSCIISEVLRSIEVALLCVQKSPEDRPKMSNVVLMLSSDIVLPQPKEPGFFTERDLSNDSSSTIKHEISSVNELTSTLLEAR; from the exons ATGCACTATCTCCTCATGGAAGGCCAAACTATTTTGTTCCTTTTgtctattgttttcttcttaTCAATCCCCTCTACAGCAATAGACACCATCAATGCCACTGAATCACTAAAAGATGGGGACACCCTGATCTCATCAGAAAGCCATTTTGAGCTGGGTTTTTTTAGTCCTGGAAATTCCAGAAATCGGTACGTGGGAATATGGTACAAGAAGATATCTAGCTTCACAGTAGTATGGGTTGCCAACAGAAATACTCCTCTAAATGATTCATCAGGAATGTTGAAATTTGTTGACCATGGAAATCTTGCCATTATCAATAGTACAAATGGCACTATTTGGTCCTCAAATATATCAAGGGCAGCAATCAATCCAGTTGCACAACTTCTGGACACAGGAAATCTAGTTGTGAGAGCTGAAAATGACAATGATCCTGAAAATTTCTTATGGCAGAGTTTCGATTATCCAGGCGACTCGTTTTTACCAGGCATGAAATATGGTATAAGCTTCGTGACCGGCCTCAATCGATACCTGACATCCTGGAAGAGCCCCAGTGATCCTTCTACAGGTAAATATACAAATAAGCTTGATCCAAATGGATTGCCACAGTACTTTTTATCTCAGGGTTCAGTTGACCAGTTCAGGTCAGGACCCTGGAATGGACTGAGGTTTAGTGGTATGATAAATTTGAAGCCAAACCCAATTTACACATTTGAGTTTGTTTTCAATCAAGAGGAAATATATTACAAGTATCAAATCGCTAACAGTTCAGTTCTTTCGAGGATGGTGTTAAGTCCTGATGGTGTCCTGCAGCGTTTCACTTGGATTGATCGAACTCAAGATTGGAACCTATACTTGACAGCAAATATGGATAACTGTGACAGGTTTGCATTATGTGGTGCACATGGTGTTTGTAACATCAACAACTCCCCAGCATGTGATTGTTTGAAAGAGTTTGAGCCAAAATCCCTGGAAGATTGGACAGCTGCAGATTGGTCACAAGGATGTGTTCGAAAGGTCCCATTGGATTGCAGCAATGGAGAaggttttataaaatatactgGGATTAAAGTGCCAGACACACGGAAGTCTTGgtataacaaaacaataaaccTTGAAGAATGTGAGGAGGTCTGTTTGAAGAATTGTTCTTGTACAGCTTACGCGAATTTGGATGTTAGAGATGGAGGAAGTGGGTGTGTTCTGTGGTTCGGTGACTTGATTGATATCAGGCAATACAACGAAAATGGGCAAGATATCTATATAAGGATAGCTGCTTCTGTAATAG ATAAACTTGTCAAATCCAGAGGGAAGAAACGAGTACGGATCATTGTTATTCCCGTATCAGTAGTGGCATTTTCCCTCCTAGCCCTTTGTCTGTTCTTGCGTTTCCTgaggaaaaacaagaaacagCAGCTAACAAGAGAAG GAAACGTGGTAACCAATCCAGAGCAAGACTGCACCAAGGAAAGCAGAAATGAAGATTTAGAGCTACCACTGTTTGATTTGGCTACATTAACAGATGCAACCAATTGCTTTTCGATAAACAACAAGCTTGGCCAGGGTGGTTTTGGACCAGTCTACAAG GGTATACTGCAAGATGGACAAGAAATAGCAGTGAAGAGGCTATCTAAAAGGTCAAGACAAGGAATACATGAGTTCAAAAATGAAGTTGTATGCATTGCCAAACTTCAGCATCGCAACCTTGTGAAGCTTTTAGGATGCTGCATTGAACTAGAAGAAAGGATACTGATATATGAATACATGCCAAACAAAAGCTTGGACTCTTTCATTTTTG ATAAAAGGGGAAACATGTTGCTGGACTGGACTAAGCGCTTCCCCATTATCAATGGGATTGCAAGGGGACTTCTTTACCTTCATCAAGATTCAAGACTCAGAATCATACATAGAGACTTAAAAGCAAGCAATATTTTGCTGGATTATGAGATGAATCCAAAAATTTCAGACTTCGGCATGGCTAGGAGTTTCGGAGGGGATGAAACTAGCGCAAACACAAGCAGAATTGTTGGGACATA TGGTTACATGTCGCCAGAGTACGCAATCGATGGCCTCTTCTCAGTGAAATCGGATGTATTTAGCTTTGGTGTTTTGGTACTAGAGATAGTGAGTGGAAGGAAGAATAGAGGATTCCGTCACGCAGAACACAAGCTCAATCTTCTTGGACAT GCATGGATGCTACATAAGGAAGGAAGACCCCTGGACTTGATTGATGAATCTATTGTAGACTCATGCATTATATCAGAAGTCTTGCGATCAATCGAAGTAGCACTATTGTGTGTTCAAAAAAGTCCTGAAGATAGGCCTAAAATGTCAAATGTGGTTCTAATGTTGAGCAGTGACATTGTTTTGCCTCAGCCCAAGGAGCCTGGTTTTTTCACTGAAAGGGATCTGTCGAATGATTCTTCGTCAACAATCAAGCATGAAATCTCTTCAGTAAATGAATTAACCTCCACCTTGTTAGAGGCTCGGTAA
- the LOC133678949 gene encoding G-type lectin S-receptor-like serine/threonine-protein kinase At4g27290, with product MNTTQSLRDGETLVSTGGSFELGFFTPAGSTSRYFGLWYKKSPQTVVWMANRGIPISNKFGTLNVTSQGILVLLNGTNNIVWSSNTSTTAQNPVAQLLDSGNLVVRDGNDNKAENFLWQSFDYPCDTLLPGMKLGSNLVTGLNRFLSSWKGKENPAPGQFTLGIDVQGYPQLILRKETRIMYRVGSWNGQYFTGFPELKPDPIYRFEFVFNRNEVYVKFELQNSSVFSRLTVIPSGLVQLFTWSHQTNDWYVFATAVVDQCENYALCGANARCDSNSSPVCDCLDGFIPKSPSEWDSQNWTGGCIRRTPLDCTDKDGFQSYTGVKLPDTSSSWYDDSFSLVECEGLCIQNCSCFAYANLDIRGRGSGCLRWFGDLMDTRRLAEGGQDIYIRLAASQSGVTGEKKRKKKTHAGVIGGAVILGSSILILGIVFCIRRRKHRKNGNVEDRKEEEMELPMFDLTTIEHATFNFSSSKKLGEGGFGAVYKGELIEGQEIAVKRLSKSSGQGLNEFKNEVLLIAKLQHRNLVKLLGCCIHEDEKMLIYEYMPNRSLDSFIFDPTRRKFLDWSKRTHIIDGIARGLLYLHQDSRLRIIHRDIKASNILLDNELNPKISDFGLARMFGGDQTEANTKRVVGTFGYMSPEYALDGHFSVKSDVFSFGVLVLEIVSGKKNRGFCHPDYNKNLLGHAWMLWFNGIPLELIDECFADSCTPSKALRCIHVALLCVQQRPEDRPNMSSVVLMLGSENPLPQPKQPGFFMGSNPPEKDTLSNKHQSHSANEVTVTLLQAR from the exons ATGAACACAACTCAATCCCTAAGAGATGGTGAGACTCTAGTTTCAACAGGTGGAAGCTTTGAACTTGGATTTTTTACCCCTGCAGGTTCAACAAGTCGATACTTCGGCTTATGGTACAAGAAGTCTCCTCAGACAGTTGTGTGGATGGCCAACAGAGGAATTCCAATTTCCAATAAATTTGGTACTCTAAACGTCACTAGCCAAGGGATTCTTGTCCTTCTCAATGGCACAAACAATATTGTTTGGTCATCAAATACATCAACAACAGCACAGAATCCAGTTGCACAGCTCTTGGACTCTGGAAATCTAGTCGTGAGAGATGGAAATGATAATAAAGCAGAAAATTTTCTGTGGCAAAGTTTTGATTATCCTTGTGACACCTTATTGCCTGGAATGAAACTGGGAAGTAACTTAGTTACTGGTCTTAACAGGTTTTTGTCATCTTGGAAAGGCAAAGAAAATCCTGCTCCAGGTCAATTTACTTTAGGCATAGATGTTCAGGGTTATCCACAGCTAATTCTTAGGAAGGAAACTAGAATAATGTACCGGGTCGGTTCATGGAATGGCCAGTATTTTACAGGGTTTCCTGAGCTCAAGCCTGATCCAATCTATAGATTTGAGTTTGTATTTAATCGGAATGAGGTTTATGTCAAGTTTGAGCTCCAAAACAGTTCAGTTTTCTCCAGGCTTACGGTGATTCCTTCAGGCCTTGTGCAGCTCTTCACATGGAGTCATCAAACAAATGATTGGTATGTTTTTGCTACAGCTGTGGTAGATCAGTGTGAAAATTATGCCTTGTGTGGTGCAAATGCTCGCTGCGATAGCAATAGCTCTCCTGTATGTGATTGTTTGGATGGATTCATTCCCAAGTCTCCAAGCGAGTGGGATTCACAAAATTGGACGGGTGGGTGTATCCGAAGAACTCCACTTGATTGCACCGATAAGGATGGCTTTCAGAGCTATACAGGTGTTAAACTGCCAGACACATCTTCTTCCTGGTATGACGATAGCTTTAGTCTGGTGGAATGTGAGGGGTTGTGTATTCAGAACTGCTCTTGTTTTGCATATGCAAATTTAGATATCAGAGGACGTGGAAGTGGCTGCTTGCGATGGTTCGGTGACCTGATGGACACAAGAAGATTAGCTGAGGGTGGGCAAGATATTTATATACGGCTAGCTGCTTCACAATCAG GAGTAACcggggaaaagaaaagaaagaagaagacccACGCAGGAGTAATTGGTGGCGCTGTCATACTCGGCTCAAGCATTCTAATATTAGGAATTGTCTTCTGTATCCGAAGGAGAAAGCACAGAAAGAATGGCAACGTCGAAGAtaggaaagaagaagagatggaGTTGCCAATGTTTGATTTAACCACAATTGAGCACGCCACATTTAACTTTTCTAGCAGCAAGAAGCTGGGAGAAGGTGGTTTTGGAGCTGTATACAAG GGTGAATTGATAGAAGGACAGGAAATAGCGGTGAAAAGACTTTCGAAGAGTTCTGGCCAAGGATTGAATGAGTTCAAAAATGAAGTTCTATTAATTGCTAAACTCCAGCACCGCAATCTCGTAAAGCTGCTCGGTTGTTGCattcatgaagatgaaaaaatGTTGATTTATGAATACATGCCTAATAGAAGCTTAGACTCCTTTATTTTTG AcccaacaagaagaaaattccTAGATTGGAGTAAGCGTACTCACATCATTGATGGAATAGCTCGAGGGCTTCTTTATCTTCACCAAGACTCTAGACTGAGGATCATTCATAGAGATATCAAAGCCAGCAACATTTTGCTGGATAATGAGTTAAACCCAAAAATTTCAGACTTTGGCCTCGCAAGAATGTTTGGTGGAGATCAAACTGAGGCCAATACAAAGAGGGTAGTTGGAACATT TGGTTATATGTCTCCTGAATATGCATTGGATGGACACTTCTCTGTCAAATCTGACGTCTTCAGCTTCGGTGTCCTAGTCCTAGAGATAGTGAgtggaaagaaaaacagaggattTTGTCACCCAGACTACAACAAAAACCTTCTTGGGCAT GCATGGATGCTTTGGTTTAATGGGATTCCTTTGGAACTAATTGATGAATGCTTTGCTGATTCATGCACACCTTCGAAAGCTTTAAGATGCATTCATGTGGCTCTATTATGCGTGCAACAACGACCAGAAGATAGGCCAAACATGTCATCTGTTGTTCTAATGCTTGGCAGTGAAAATCCATTGCCTCAGCCTAAACAGCCTGGTTTTTTTATGGGAAGTAATCCACCTGAAAAGGATACTTTATCAAACAAGCACCAATCTCACTCAGCAAATGAAGTTACTGTAACACTGTTACAAGCGCGGTAG